The Ischnura elegans chromosome 13 unlocalized genomic scaffold, ioIscEleg1.1 SUPER_13_unloc_2, whole genome shotgun sequence genome segment CCACTCCCCATTACTCAACCTACCTCTCACACCCGTCATTACTGACCACAATCCTAACCCTTACCCCACCCCCCACCTAACGACTTAGTGTGACACACCGCACCGCCTTTCCTAGCCTTCCTCTTCCTGGGTTTTTTCCCCCCACCTTCCCTCGCTCTCACTCAACCACCCCCCCTTGTCCAGCACCCACCCCCATGTATCCCAGGGTATTTAAGACTGTCatttcctgtatatgcacctgatgatgtcgcgcagcgatgaaactggtcgtgttattaaaattaatgtgaaatttacaaagttttttcattctaaaataagaTAATCTTTTGTCGCAGGGGCAGATAGAAGAGAAGGGCTATGAATTTAGATCCAAGGATGGAGTGAACAAGGTGTTAAAAGGAGAGAGACTCCTGTTCCAGGCATTCAGGGTGGGGAGACTATATTTCGTCACTACAGGAGGTGGTGTTTCTGTGACTGATCTGAAAGAAGAATATCGAGTGAACACCAAGAAAGCCTCCACAGTGTCGCATGCGACTTGGTATCGTCGACTCGGACACCCCAACTTTGAAACTATGAAAAGATTAAAGGTGCTACCTGACGTTAAGATGAAAACTAGTGACGATACTTTTTGTGAGTCTTGTGTTGTATGAAAGATGAGGAGGAAGCCATTCCCCAGAAATGAAGATAAACATGCCCCAGAAATACTCCACCGTATCCACAGTGATATCATGGGACCAATTATGCCAGAATCGCTTGGACGTAGGAAATTCGTCATTACCTTCATTGATGAGTGTTCGAGGTTTGTAACGGCGATTCCGTTGAGAAACAAGAGCGAGGCCGTGGGAGGGTTCCGGAAGTTCAGGGAGAAGATGGAACTTGCGCATGGAAGAAGGATAAGGCAGCTTCAAACAGCGAGAGGGAGTGAGTACTTGTCTAGAGCTTTTCAAGACTATCTCGCAGAAGCAGGTATTCAGCATAGGAGGTCAGTGGAATACACGCCTCAGCAAAACGGCCTTGCTGAAAGAATGAACTTGTCGTTGATGAACATGGTGAGATGTCTCTTGTTAGAATCCGGGATGTCTATGTATTTTTGGGCAGAGGCCCTCCTTGCTGCATGTTATCTCAAGAACAGATGTCCATCACGTGTAAGTCAATACTCTACGCCTTTTGGAGAAGCTAGAGGGGAGAGAGCTGGAGAAGAGTGACCTGGAAGGCATCCGAGTGTTTGGGTGTCAGGCGTGGGCCCACGTCCCAGCAGAACGCCAAGAAGGCAAGCTTGGTGCCCGCGCGCAAGAGTGTGTGCACCTCGGTGTAGACCTTGACGGCACGAAGGGCTACCGCCTCTGGAGCATCCAGGAGAGGAGGGTGATTCACAGCCGTGATGTCATCCACTGCGAGGCTGTATTTCCTTACAAGACGCGAGAGTCCCTTGCTGTGGAGAGGCCGACCAGGGAGGAGGTTGCCGACTTCAATATGCTCGACGACGTGATACCGGAGGAGACTGCTCACCAAGGAGAGGTGCCTACCCAAGGCGCTAACCCGGACGACGTCCCCGCCGTTCCAGGAGAGGTCGCTGTCCTGCAGTCGCCACCCGAGGTCGCCCGAAGTCCGAGGGCTGCCGTTCCAGGAGAGGTCGCCATCCCGCAGTCGCCGAAGAGGGTCCGCGACGATCAGCACGACCGGAGGTCCCAAGGGTGCTCTGCAAGATGCCTTGCTGTAACTACGCTAGCCGGGTGGTGTGGGATCCCCTTGCGCCCCCAGCCAACGTCGAGGAGGCCCGTCGCCGTAGAGACTGGCCGCAGTGGTGTGAGGCCATGAAGCGTGAGTTGGAAAACCATGACAGGAACGGCACTTGGGCACTTGCTGAGAGGCCGGAGGGTGTTAATGTAGTTGGGTGTAAGTGGGTGTTTGCCCCCCCTAAGAAATGGCCAAATGGCGAACTTATCTACAAAGCAAGGCTTGTTACGCAGGGTTTCACACAGAGGTTTGGATTGGATTATTGGGATACCTGCAGTCCTGTGCTCCATAAAAGCACATTTAGATTAATATTGTCTCTTGCTGTGTCGAAAGGTTGGATCATAGAGCATGTTGATGTTGTTGCAGCTTACCTTAACGGAGTACTAACTGATGTAGTCTACATGGAACAACCTGAGATGTGCCAAGTAGGAGATGGTGATAGTGTGTGTCTCTTAAAGAAGAGCCTGTATGGGCTCAAGCAATCAGGAAAAGTGTGGCATGGTGTATTGGTAGGAATCCTGGTGGGATGAGGTTTAAGTCGATGCTACTCTGATCCTTGTTTGTTTGTGCATCATATGGGCACGATGGTGTTTATGTCGACGACATCTTGCTGTGTGGTACAGACTCATTTTTGTCCTTTGCCAAGGAAGGTTTAAAGGCACATGTGGAAACAAAAGAATTAGGTCCTATTTCCCTTTTCATAGGACTTACTTTCAACCGTCCAAATGATTGTACTTTAGTGCTAGAGCAGAAGCGCTACATCGAAGAGATTCTAAGTGACTTTGGGATGACTGACTGCATTGGTAGTCCGACACCAGGTGCGATGGGTGTGCTGATCACTGAACGTGGAGAACCAGTTTGTTGTGAAATGTATAGACTGCCATAGGAAAACTCTTGTATGTGAGTACTTGTAGCCGCCCAGACATATATTTTATTGTTGAGTGTCTCAGCAAGTTTTGTAATGACCCTACTACTGTACAGTGGACTGCAGTGAAGAGACTGATAGCATATCTCAAGCATACTCTAGATTACAGGCTAGCCTTTTCCAAAGTGTCTATTTTAAACTTAGAAGTGTATTGTGATGCCGACTGGTCAAATGACGGAGAGGATTCTAAGTCTGTAGGAGGATATATTGATTTGCTCGGAGGCACTGCAACCAGCTGGAGAAGTAAGAAGCAGGACATTGTGGCTACTAGTACCATGCTAGCTGAGTATTATGCACTATTTGAAGCCCGTAAGGAAGTGATTTGGTTGAGGGATCTTATGAGAGCATTAGGGCACCCCATAGAAATTCCCACTAACATCTTAGCAGATAATCAAGGTGCTAACAGTTTAGCGGATTCCTATGAGCTGACTGAGAGAAACGAGCATAGCCGCATGCGCTATCACTTTGTGAGAGACTGTGTTAGTGATACGCAAGTTTGTGTTTGCTACGTTCCATCATCTGAGAACATTGCTGATCTGTTGACAAAATTGCTACCCCAATCCAATACTCTTGCTTGCACCAAAGGAATGGGGCTAAGCGCTTAATCTTAgtgctttattattatttatattatttattattattttttttctctcctgtttgACTAGTAAATCAGAAAGAAAACTTAGTGTATTTTGAGGAGAGGTGCTGTACTGTTAATTCATATTAAGTTGACAAAAGCCGCCTAAGTTTTTTCGTCTCTCTATTGTCTTTTCTTATGTGTACCGCAATGCCCTCTAtcggaaataaaatcaatctgtTTTTGGCCTTTCACACGAAGTCGCCTTGTGTCGCGTCGTTCATTTGTGAGTTGTTCCCGAACAATCCCTGTATTACCTTCCCGAGGCAGGAGAAGCTGTTTAGAAATCAACAGTACTATATTCAGATGGAGATTATACTCGGAGAAATGCGGTAAattggtggtatggtatttggaggaggagaccgacagctgaggtcatttgcgccatgagggatgggtttGTAGGGAAGGATGGCGAGAAACCCGGCGCTGGTATCAACCTGCTGTTAACgtaaggcaccaaggggaccacggtttaacgtcccatccgacggacagagtgttatgcttgaaatatcctccacgcaGCATTAAAGCAGGGATCAGGTAGTCTCTAAAAATTCTGTGCTACcttcaggatttgaacccgagcccacggggtgggaagccaacactctagccaccacaccaacccgataagcaaatagttttctttccatttgtttgtaatgaacttccacaaagttaagccagagactatagagattatcagattcattacttttcaatgccttTTTCTCATTCCTTGCAATTAtaaacattacactgcaaaatattggagatTAATGGGATCCCATTGCACACATGACCACGCCAAGGACATTTACAAagactgattaaaatgcgaccaaagtggcaacaaaaatcagccttctatggaatggaattgggcctcctatatgtAATCCCCTTGCTTTGAAGACCCTGCACACTATGTTGATAAAACAGCAGTCTAGGCCAACCATTGAGGCTGATTCCTGAACAATGCAAAGGGGCAATCCACCAGTCGACATTGGAAACtacactgggtgctttccatgCATCAACACACGTCGTCACAAGTCAACTTGCGATGCGGTTTGCCATTGCCACTGTGTGAACTCCTGGGCGGATAATCAACAACACGGATAAACCGaagccggataatcgagagtcgGTCGTATAAGACTTTCTATCTTTTCATCGTGATCACGTCATCgactccttctcctcctcctgtTTAAACTTTTCATCTCTGATAGATTTATGAATGAGCATATGCCATATGACGTGGCAACAGagatcagccttctatggaatggaactGGGTCTCTCATTTGCAATCCCCTTGCTTTGAAAAGACTGCACGTTATGTTGATAAAACTGAGTTCAGGCCAAGCATTGAGGCTGATTACCGAACAATGCAAAGGGGCAAACCTTTACGGAACATCGAACACTACACTGTCACTGTGTGAACTCATTCACGGATAAACGgcagccggataatcgagagtcaGTCATATAAGACGTATCTTTTCATCGTGATCACGTTGTTgactccttctcctcctccttatTCAACTTTTCGTCCTTAACCGATTTATGAATGAGCATATGCCTGTCGAGGTTGCTACTCTGCGTGAATGCCTTTGCGCAAACACTGCACTTGTACGGTCTTTCCCCCGTGTGCGTACGGACGTGCGATTTCAGGTCGCTACTCTGCGCAAACGCCTTGGGACACGCATTGCACGAGTACGGCCTCTCTCCCGAATGTACTCGCATGTGCACGCGGAGGTGATCGCTCCCGGAGAAAGCCTTGCAACAGACGTCGCACGAATACAATTTCTGTCCCGTGTGCGTCAAGACGTGTCTGTTGAGGTTGCAGCTCTTGCTGAACGCCTTGCAGCACACGGTGCATGTGTACGGCTTCTCTCCCGTATGTACACGCATGTGCTTCGTGAGATCCCCGCTGTCGACGAACGCTTTCGAACACTCGCCGCACGCGTGGGGCCTCTCCGAGCCGTGCGCGCGCACGTGCCTGTCCAGGTTGAAGCTCTGAGTGAAGGTTTTGTGGCAGAGGCTGCACGAATAAGGCCTCTCTCCACTATGCGAACGCACGTGCCTGCTGAGGTCGTCTTTCCGAGCGAATGACATCGAACACGTGCCGCACGCGTGCTGCCTTCCGCCACCGACGTCGCTCTTGCGGCTTCCGTTAGTCTTGTCCACCGTTCCTCCAGAGTGTAGACTCTCAACCCCTGGTCCATGTTCACCTCCAATATCCAGGAccttcagaataaaaaaaatacgtcaCATACACAAAATCAACATACAGTTACACTCcggattatccgggctaatgtaAAGGAGGGATGCACGGataatcgaaaaacacggataatccaaactttcacttataTGTCTtgcaatcagtggcgccgactccatgggatttgtgggggcccgagccccctcataaATTCGGTATgggttgaggaaaaaatgtgtcaggcttgctgattttccctGGAGTTCTCAGAtatgagattcgagttatcagggctctaacgTTGATCAtttggctcttctaaaatgcttaaaaaacttaaagactcactacttataatatttcccgaggcaagatccccggttagggccccccaaTACTTTTGTAAGTCGGCAACCCTGCTTGCAATGtttataatttacctaaaacaaacaatatattattattaatgcagtttgtctgttattttagagttcTTATACACAAACAAAAATACATCACATACACAAAATCATCATACTGCTGAATATATAAGTGTGAAAATAAGGAAGCAATGCATAGTAAGTAACGTAAGTCCTCAACATGCCAACTAGATGAATTCTGAGAACTTCTTCGAAAATTGAAAAACCTAAGCAAGACATCGTATATTGAGGGCTATCCTGTAGAAAGCAAAACTGCATTACAACTGTGTGTTCGATCTCAAAGGTCATGAACTGATTCCTGTTTTAGTCTGTTCCCCTCATGTTTGTGGGTGAGCTTCTGTGGATGTCCGGACActcttaacccttttagtgcggcacgccgatatatcagcttttacgttattgttgttaaatttgaggacattgaaatgaaaaaacttatacatcagtaaaagtataaaaatgttgtgattattgtccaatttaatctcattacttaaaaaaaaccgcttgaaaatatctaaaaaaattaactatatacataatgtttatttttcctagttgctacattttattaaagtaccctccgcatttttcgactgCACCCCGGGAAGAAGTATAGCACTAATAGGGTTAAAGTGCTTTGCTGATAGGGGAGGGaagtacagagagagagagggctggagtaaacttaacgttgccaaatgtacaacCCACCCTACTTCGTCACTGAAAATGTGTAAAATTAGGTTCGCTACACCTTGATTTCAGTATATACACaaaatggaaattgttgctgcattaaatgaattaatattgacggtagagcttcgttaaaaaatgacaattctcagaataaaaggaggaattcaattcgaagtgtgcaatttacgttcaagcaacaattatccatatagccaattcatataaacaaagcttGATTGACAGCGAACCAATACCGCTGGTAGcgttataaaccccgaaaggagggagcacaactaccctcagactccgagataatgcagagtccaaAAGGGGTTAACGTTGCCAAGTGTACATGGTCGCCCTAGTTTGTCGCTGAAAACGTGTGACTTGGGCctctattagccgaggcaacctgGACACTCCACCGCACGTTCCAATGGAGGAGTGTCTTCTGGTTGCTCGGGTTTACTCCGCCCAGGTCACCAATGGTGCCAACAGTATTGGTTCAAAAATTTCCCAGCACACAGCAgtagttaaaatgtttttgttttgcgAGGACGTACTATTGCTAGCTGTTCCCACAATTAGGAAAGATGGTGAATGGTTATAAGGTTTTGGAAGCATCGTCTGTTGATGTCTAGACTTACCTACGggctttattacacactataCGATAGTATTCGTGCTAGTGGAAGTAAGTTACTTCAAGAGGGAGCAACTCACCACTAGTATGGGCCGTGAACTGAGATTGCGTGTCTGCCTGGAGCGTTATGGTCAGGGCAGTATCATGCCCGTGCAGGCAATGTTCAGTCGACAGTTGCATGCCTGGTCGCCTCGGCTAATAAGCTACATACACCCCAACAGTCCTCCTCATTTGGACATTCATTGGATGTCCTATGGACGTCCAAATGTCCCACTTGTGGACATCCATAGGATGTCATTTTCAggattttgcaattatttcaggCTAATGGTATCTAAAGGGTGCAAAACAATCTGATGCAAGGCAATAAGTGAGTAAAagccttattttttaaaatttattgaaacaacAATTAAACACCATGTAATACACCACCAGTtacatttttcttatatttacgTCTATCATTAGCGTGCCTCAGCCAATCCCTTATAGCTGAATCCACTTCTTTCTTTGTTGCGGCTGGGAAATTTCTTAGAACTGCACCTGTCATTATAAGCAAATTACCAGCATAAGACAACGGCTCATCACAGAATTGTAACACTTTCagtattgcacttgccacctaggCAAGAGCCCAGAAATTTGGACTTTCTCTAAGGCAAGAAATTACTTCACACGAAATGACAAAAAAGGGTTCGAGACATGAGCTTGGCTGCATATaattaggcccgtatcataaaagtcccctcaaggttgaagttgaggatggcctcgtttaaagccggcctagctcgacgaggagatccctcgaccgcgtcatatcataaaagtctcctccagctcggctcataggaggaggggtttgagccagcggaaatgacgcattgttgaggacgatgtttctggtttcagagttgacagtcttccagcattgttccatgttcattttttcgaatcgtatttgcgcagacatgcgcagtagcgatataccgaatgcgGCCAGGGATATACCCGCCtatatcaacaatagaaacagaaatggctaacaaggggaatacacgaccttcgggtggccgattgagctcaaattttctgattcggtagatcacggctatcaactaaatatgccgaagcaaggcgacgcacttctcataactttttgagaaaaaagcaattacaaatcgtaaaaaacgggtctacggtatatatccggtatttccttacctTTTCTTCAAggcagcggtggcccagtggtaacggtggttgactgtggatgtaaggaTGGCGAGTGCGATCCTCACTCACGGTACTTtgagtttcattgagaaaattattcgtaagcgtGAATGACGCGTGTATAccgtcaaaaatacagggcagtcgatgcGGTGGAGGAAAGAACGCGTTCTCCATTTGTTCGAGTAGTATTccgaaacttgcaaacgaagaatttacTGGAATGGTCAGGTAATGTACTGGCCTCCACGTCCAAATCTCGTTAAATAATTTGAGAGCATTTCGAAATtgaatccctgcgtgtaatgtggattaaaCCAGAAGTGCAGTacatcgtccgtcggatggggcgttaaacTGTTGTCCCCTTGGTGCCATTTGTTAAGAGTTGCATAATGCCGACGCCACGTTTCTGTCCACTTTTCATCCTGTTACTTATTCCAAGCTGATCCACTTCCGTttcccaatgaaagcataatccgtcgatagggtggatttccctcccaattagtaatttaaatgtcattattctgtccccacccctacagaagacaatttacactcgcaataccctaatatacctagagagaacaaTTGAATACAAAATCGCCCTTGGAAAGACTGTTATATAGCCTTTGCATCATTTCCTACCCATTTCAGCACTtactattctttaaaaaataaattaaaaatattttcattgagctaacgaagataagaaatcaatctttaaaaatgcaaacaatataatccttgaaaaattaaaaaaaaaaagtaccGTGAGTGAGGATCGCGCTCGCCAtccttacatccacagtcaaccaccga includes the following:
- the LOC124172645 gene encoding zinc finger protein 239-like isoform X1, which codes for MGDCDIRGMCRLCLCKCDNLVEIFVLGECHGYYAAEVIQDLLQIEVSLVDGFPQCVCAECLDKLTDFKVFKDKCLKSRSTFQQMLQRKIEQAEQKDLQDVQVDVLPMVCSIKEEPQESEIVEIPVEPEVSINEEPNEVLDIGGEHGPGVESLHSGGTVDKTNGSRKSDVGGGRQHACGTCSMSFARKDDLSRHVRSHSGERPYSCSLCHKTFTQSFNLDRHVRAHGSERPHACGECSKAFVDSGDLTKHMRVHTGEKPYTCTVCCKAFSKSCNLNRHVLTHTGQKLYSCDVCCKAFSGSDHLRVHMRVHSGERPYSCNACPKAFAQSSDLKSHVRTHTGERPYKCSVCAKAFTQSSNLDRHMLIHKSVKDEKLNKEEEKESTT